In the Piscinibacter sp. XHJ-5 genome, one interval contains:
- a CDS encoding CPBP family intramembrane metalloprotease has product MEIATSHAVASFALLGPSICAVWLPAIRVASWRPVAPWVLLFAAAVMAGLWTGVLQGPGALCLVVLAALAWSARDAGNRWLRCFSILAVIVLAVALALHAVPGFKNPVVIDAARFSVDSAPFTQYANFDKGAVGLLLLALMAPHIGSMSDLRRMARPSLLAALVTVMAVLGAAAAIGYVRWDPKWPPQAWTFLAINLLFTCVAEEAVFRGVIQEQLIQALEHQPRLVGLPVVVSTLLFALIHVNGGLPLVALAALAGLGYSLVYAMTRRVEAAILVHFAVNAVHFVGFSYPCRVG; this is encoded by the coding sequence ATGGAAATCGCCACCAGCCACGCCGTCGCTTCGTTCGCGCTACTCGGCCCATCGATCTGCGCCGTCTGGCTTCCGGCGATTCGCGTGGCCTCGTGGCGGCCGGTGGCACCGTGGGTGCTGCTGTTCGCGGCAGCCGTCATGGCTGGCCTGTGGACCGGCGTCTTGCAGGGACCGGGCGCGCTCTGCCTCGTGGTACTTGCCGCGCTTGCATGGTCGGCGCGGGACGCCGGCAACAGGTGGCTGAGGTGCTTCTCGATCCTCGCCGTCATCGTTCTCGCCGTGGCGCTGGCGCTGCATGCCGTGCCGGGGTTCAAGAACCCTGTCGTGATCGACGCGGCGCGCTTCAGCGTGGACTCCGCACCGTTCACGCAATACGCCAACTTCGACAAGGGCGCAGTCGGGCTCTTGCTGCTTGCGCTCATGGCGCCGCACATCGGCAGCATGAGCGACCTGCGGCGCATGGCGCGGCCTTCACTGCTTGCTGCACTCGTGACCGTCATGGCCGTGCTCGGTGCAGCCGCTGCGATCGGCTACGTGCGGTGGGATCCCAAGTGGCCACCACAGGCGTGGACCTTTCTGGCCATCAATCTGCTGTTCACCTGCGTCGCGGAGGAGGCGGTCTTTCGCGGCGTCATCCAGGAGCAGCTGATCCAGGCGCTCGAACACCAGCCCCGCCTCGTCGGGCTCCCGGTGGTGGTGTCGACGCTGCTTTTCGCGCTCATCCACGTGAACGGCGGCTTGCCGCTCGTTGCGCTGGCGGCACTTGCCGGCCTCGGGTACTCGCTGGTGTATGCCATGACCCGGCGCGTCGAGGCCGCGATCCTTGTCCACTTCGCAGTGAACGCCGTCCACTTCGTGGGCTTCAGCTATCCCTGCAGGGTGGGGTGA
- a CDS encoding SDR family NAD(P)-dependent oxidoreductase, translating into MFDPRLFEGKVVLISGAAGGVGSAVARLLRRSGAELALTSTDPQRLHALANELRAPAMVADMVKVADCQRVVDAVLARHGRLHAVVNCAGRWTEGDSALVTEEEWDRCVDVNLKGTFFICSRAIPALKATRGAIVNVGSDAGVVGNAGCAVYCASKGGLVLMGKALALELAPFGIRVNTVCPSDIATPMLHRQAERFGSGDPHAYLDRLLARYPQRHEARFIDPEEVASLIAFLLSSRAAPITGATLSMDFGVTAGY; encoded by the coding sequence ATGTTCGACCCGCGCCTGTTCGAGGGCAAGGTTGTTCTGATCAGCGGTGCAGCGGGCGGCGTCGGCTCCGCCGTCGCACGCCTGCTGCGCCGCAGTGGCGCCGAGCTCGCTCTCACCTCGACCGATCCGCAAAGACTCCATGCGCTTGCCAATGAACTCCGTGCACCGGCGATGGTCGCTGACATGGTCAAGGTGGCGGATTGCCAGCGCGTCGTCGACGCCGTGCTCGCCCGGCATGGGCGACTCCACGCGGTCGTCAACTGCGCAGGCAGGTGGACCGAAGGGGACAGCGCTCTCGTGACCGAGGAGGAATGGGACCGCTGCGTCGACGTCAATCTGAAAGGCACCTTCTTCATCTGCTCCCGAGCCATTCCGGCGCTGAAGGCAACGCGAGGTGCGATCGTCAACGTGGGCTCGGACGCTGGCGTCGTCGGCAATGCCGGTTGCGCCGTGTACTGCGCCAGCAAGGGCGGCCTGGTGCTCATGGGCAAGGCGCTCGCGCTCGAGTTGGCGCCTTTCGGGATCCGCGTGAACACCGTGTGTCCGTCCGATATCGCGACGCCGATGCTGCATCGACAAGCCGAGCGCTTCGGCAGCGGTGATCCGCATGCGTACCTCGATCGTCTTCTTGCGCGCTACCCCCAACGCCACGAAGCTCGGTTCATCGACCCCGAGGAGGTGGCGAGCCTGATCGCGTTCCTGCTCTCTTCACGCGCGGCTCCCATCACCGGCGCCACGCTCAGCATGGACTTCGGTGTCACTGCAGGCTACTGA
- a CDS encoding SDR family NAD(P)-dependent oxidoreductase: MLITGAGSPTGIGYATALRLARMGASAVVTDIDARAEARALELRARGYAARGYVCDLSSRSQVDAFIASVIEDFGTISVLVNNAGMTLGGQTEEYERFDQCSDRHWDMTIERNLTTCFNVSRRVLPHMVQRRYGRIVNVSSVTGPLVSVPGEAAYGAAKSAMIGMSRAIALEVAEHNITINNVLPGWIATGSQTPHEREASRNTPLRRAGSADEVAAMIAFLASPCASYVTGQAFVVDGGNSLQEDKSVRPLPGSTPGTRVAQAAED, encoded by the coding sequence GTGCTCATCACCGGAGCTGGAAGTCCGACAGGCATCGGCTATGCCACCGCGCTGCGCCTGGCACGGATGGGCGCCAGCGCCGTCGTCACCGACATCGACGCCCGCGCAGAAGCTCGGGCGCTGGAGCTGCGGGCACGCGGATATGCAGCCCGTGGCTACGTTTGCGACCTCTCATCGCGCTCGCAAGTCGACGCATTCATCGCCAGCGTCATCGAAGACTTCGGCACCATCTCGGTGCTGGTGAACAACGCCGGCATGACGCTCGGCGGCCAGACCGAGGAGTACGAGCGCTTCGATCAATGCAGCGACCGGCACTGGGACATGACGATCGAGCGCAATCTGACCACCTGCTTCAACGTGAGCCGTCGCGTGCTGCCGCACATGGTTCAGCGCCGCTATGGTCGCATCGTGAACGTGTCGTCGGTCACCGGTCCGTTGGTCAGCGTTCCCGGCGAAGCGGCATACGGTGCGGCGAAGTCGGCCATGATCGGGATGAGCCGCGCCATCGCGCTCGAGGTGGCCGAGCACAACATCACGATCAACAACGTGCTGCCAGGCTGGATCGCCACCGGGTCGCAGACGCCGCATGAGCGCGAGGCCTCGCGGAACACGCCCCTGCGTCGTGCCGGAAGCGCCGATGAAGTGGCCGCGATGATCGCCTTTCTCGCGTCGCCGTGCGCCAGCTATGTGACCGGACAGGCGTTCGTGGTCGACGGGGGCAACAGCCTGCAGGAAGACAAGTCGGTCCGGCCATTGCCCGGCTCGACGCCCGGTACACGGGTGGCGCAGGCCGCCGAGGACTGA
- a CDS encoding phospholipase D-like domain-containing protein codes for MPTSRATFAAPTVHAQPHAGDGTPAPPQNLGESFPIMQTHASQQGPIVTIKAHRGDFKTLLAFNLVDESHRKNLAGFTVQCRAPSGKAFYLHNALRFEDPSRHAQCHTEPDNSSINAPLHTFRWLHVPGEANEDVAAVAGTYQYTVTPRYFDDAQCMLPLDPALGATVSVEVGPLEVGDLQLGFTRGATQSQAFEHHFGLKALLRPAGDELLYDTHLPSGRNAEGRAYTFDEQYAWLGSTARARVLELLREATAKPGMRVDVFAYDLNEPDVLRAVLELARQGRARMLLDNAALHHGPEGKTAEDRFQKLFEGAEKGAAAIRRGKFGRYAHDKIFILYDGDRPCRVLTGSTNFSITGLYVNSNHVLVFSDDAVCKQYAQLFETVWAGNASREAFLKTELAQRKYDFGGERLPKTEITFSPHPPKVAEQLLQELADRIGAERDRGAKDGSVLFALMQVDGSPSPVYKVLSELHASQNVFSYGVSDTSKGTSLYRPGCRDGVLVCGKPGKLALPPPFDQVRDVGLGHQIHHKFVVCGFNREDAAVYCGSSNLALGGEGANGDNLVIIRDPRVATAFAIEAVALVDHFDFLDRVAQKARENKDKGVAAEVKATTSRAHAAAAASWHLGTTNKWSDKFFDKSDLRCADRLLFG; via the coding sequence ATGCCGACCTCCCGTGCCACCTTTGCGGCGCCGACCGTCCATGCACAGCCGCATGCCGGCGACGGCACCCCCGCTCCTCCTCAGAACCTCGGCGAAAGCTTTCCCATCATGCAAACACACGCCTCCCAGCAGGGCCCCATCGTCACCATCAAGGCGCACAGGGGCGACTTCAAGACATTGCTCGCTTTCAACCTCGTCGACGAGAGCCACCGCAAGAACCTCGCCGGCTTCACGGTGCAATGCCGGGCGCCCTCGGGCAAGGCCTTCTACCTGCACAACGCGCTGCGCTTCGAGGATCCGTCGCGCCATGCACAGTGCCACACCGAGCCGGACAACTCGTCCATCAACGCACCGCTGCACACGTTTCGCTGGCTGCATGTGCCGGGCGAGGCCAACGAGGACGTCGCGGCCGTCGCGGGCACTTATCAATACACCGTCACCCCGCGCTACTTCGACGACGCGCAATGCATGCTGCCGCTGGATCCGGCGCTCGGCGCGACCGTCAGCGTCGAGGTCGGGCCGCTCGAGGTCGGGGATCTCCAACTCGGCTTCACGCGCGGGGCAACGCAGTCGCAGGCCTTCGAGCATCACTTCGGCCTGAAGGCGCTGCTGCGTCCGGCCGGTGACGAGCTGCTGTACGACACCCACCTGCCGTCCGGCCGCAACGCCGAAGGCCGCGCCTACACCTTCGACGAGCAGTACGCATGGCTTGGCTCCACCGCCCGCGCGCGGGTGCTGGAGCTGCTGCGCGAGGCGACGGCCAAGCCGGGCATGCGGGTGGATGTCTTCGCCTACGACCTCAACGAGCCGGACGTGCTGCGCGCCGTGCTCGAGCTTGCGCGCCAGGGCCGCGCGCGCATGCTGCTCGACAATGCCGCCCTGCACCACGGGCCGGAGGGAAAGACGGCGGAAGACCGCTTCCAGAAGCTGTTCGAAGGCGCCGAGAAGGGCGCGGCGGCGATCCGTCGAGGCAAGTTCGGCCGCTACGCGCACGACAAGATCTTCATCCTCTATGACGGCGATCGGCCGTGCCGCGTGCTGACCGGATCGACCAACTTCTCGATCACGGGCCTGTACGTCAACTCGAACCACGTGCTGGTGTTCAGCGACGACGCGGTGTGCAAGCAGTACGCACAGCTGTTCGAGACCGTGTGGGCCGGCAACGCGTCGCGCGAAGCCTTTCTCAAGACCGAGCTCGCTCAGCGCAAGTACGACTTCGGCGGCGAGCGCCTGCCGAAGACGGAGATCACGTTCTCGCCGCATCCGCCGAAGGTGGCGGAGCAGTTGCTGCAAGAGCTTGCCGACCGCATCGGCGCGGAGCGCGATCGCGGCGCCAAGGACGGCAGCGTGCTGTTCGCGCTGATGCAGGTCGACGGCAGCCCCAGCCCCGTCTACAAGGTCCTGAGCGAGCTGCATGCCAGCCAGAACGTGTTCAGCTACGGGGTGTCCGACACCTCCAAGGGCACGTCGCTGTACCGGCCGGGCTGCCGCGACGGCGTGCTGGTGTGCGGCAAGCCGGGCAAGCTGGCCCTGCCGCCGCCGTTCGACCAGGTGCGCGACGTGGGACTGGGTCACCAGATCCACCACAAGTTCGTCGTCTGCGGATTCAACCGCGAAGATGCCGCCGTCTATTGCGGCTCGTCCAACCTTGCCTTGGGCGGCGAGGGCGCCAACGGCGACAACCTGGTGATCATCCGCGACCCGCGCGTGGCGACCGCCTTCGCGATCGAAGCGGTCGCGCTGGTCGACCACTTCGACTTCCTGGACCGTGTGGCGCAGAAGGCGCGCGAGAACAAGGACAAGGGTGTGGCCGCCGAGGTGAAGGCCACGACCTCGCGGGCCCACGCGGCCGCCGCGGCCTCATGGCACCTGGGCACCACCAACAAGTGGAGCGACAAGTTCTTCGACAAGTCCGACCTGCGCTGCGCGGACCGGCTGCTGTTCGGCTGA